One window of the Manihot esculenta cultivar AM560-2 chromosome 14, M.esculenta_v8, whole genome shotgun sequence genome contains the following:
- the LOC110630817 gene encoding 40S ribosomal protein S20-1 yields the protein MAAYAAMKPAKAGLEEPQEQIHKIRITLSSKNVKNLEKVCADLVRGAKDKRLRVKGPVRMPTKVLHITTRKSPCGEGTNTWDRFELRVHKRVIDLFSSPEVVKQITSITIEPGVEVEVTIADS from the exons ATGGCAGCTTACGCAGCAATGAAGCCAGCAAAGGCCGGGTTGGAAGAACCCCAGGAGCAGATTCACAAGATCAGGATCACACTCTCTTCTAAAAACGTCAAAAACCTTGAAAAAG TTTGCGCTGACCTGGTTCGTGGAGCTAAGGACAAGCGACTAAGGGTAAAGGGACCAGTGAGAATGCCCACAAAGGTTCTTCACATTACTACTAGGAAATCTCCTTGTGGTGAAG GAACCAATACATGGGACAGATTTGAGCTCCGCGTCCACAAGCGTGTTATTGACCTGTTCAGTTCCCCAGAGGTGGTCAAGCAGATTACTTCAATTACAATTGAACCTGGCGTTGAGGTGGAAGTCACCATTGCAGACTCATAA